In Kutzneria kofuensis, the DNA window GTTCAACGACGCCTGCCGCACCTCCGTGCTGCGCTACACCTCCGAGTGGCGCGACTACGTCACCCGCCAGGCCCGCTGGGTGGACTTCGACAACGACTACAAGACGCTCGACCTGGACTACATGGAAAGCGTCATGTGGGCGTTCAAGACCCTGTGGGACAAGGGTCTCGTCTACGAGGGCTTCCGCGTCCTCTGGTACTGCTGGCGCTGCGAGACGCCGCTGTCCAACTCCGAGACCCGCATGGACGACACCTACCGGGACCGGCAGGACCCGGCCGTCACGGTCGGGATGCGGCTGGAGACCGGCGAGTTGGCGCTGATCTGGACGACCACGCCGTGGACACTGCCGTCCAACCTGGCCATCGCCGTGCACCCGGACGTCGACTACGTGACGGTCGAGGCCAACGGCGAGAAGTACGTGCTGGCCGAGGCCCGGGTCCGCGCGTATGCCCGCGAGCTGGGCGAGGAGCCGACGGTGTTGGCCCGCTTCAAGGGCGCCGACCTGCTGGGCCGCCGCTACACGCCGGTGTTCGACTTCTTCGCCGGCCGGCCGAACGCGCACCAGGTGCTGTCCGCCGACTACGTCACCACCGAGGACGGCACCGGCCTGGTGCACATCGCGCCGGCCTTCGGTGAGGAGGACAAGGTCGTCACCGACGCGGCCGGCATCGAGCCGGTGGTGCCGGTCGACGCGCGCGGCCGGTTCACCGCCGAGGTGCCGCCGTACGCGGAGCTGCAGGTGTTCGAGGCCAACAAGCCGATCATCCGGGACCTCCGCGACCGCGGCGTGCTGCTGCGGCACGAGACCTACGACCACTCCTACCCGCACTGCTGGCGCTGCGACACGCCGCTGATCCAGCGCGCGGTGTCGTCCTGGTTCGTCGCGGTGAGCACGTTCCGGGACCGCATGGTCGAGCTGAACCAGGAGATCAACTGGGTGCCCGACCACGTGCGGGACGGCCAGATGGGCAAATGGCTGGCCAACGCGCGGGACTGGAACATCTCCCGCAACCGGTTCTGGGGCTCGCCGATCCCGGTGTGGATGTCCGACGACCCGGCCTACCCGCGGGTCGACGTGTACGGGTCGCTGGACGAGCTGGAGCGGGACTTCGGCGTGCGGCCGACCGACCTGCACCGGCCGACCATCGACGAGCTGACCCGGCCCAACCCGGACGACCCGACCGGCCGGTCCACCATGCGCCGGGTGCCCGAGGTGCTGGACTGCTGGTTCGAGTCCGGCTCGATGCCGTTCGCGCAGGTGCACTACCCGTTCGAGAACACCGACTGGTTCGAGCACCACTACCCCGGCGACTTCATCGTCGAGTACAGCGCGCAGACCCGCGGCTGGTTCTACAACATGCACGTGCTGGCCACGGCGCTGTTCGACCGGCCGGCGTTCCGCAACTGCATCGCGCACGGCATCGTGCTCGGCGACGACGGCCAGAAGATGTCCAAGTCGCTGAACAACTACCCGGACGTCAACGAGGTGTTCGAGCGGGACGGCTCGGACGCCATGCGCTGGTTCCTGATGTCCAGCCCGATCCTGCGCGGCGGCAACCTGATCGTCACCGAGCGTGGCATCCGCGACTCGGTGCGCCAGGCCGTGCTGCCGCTGTGGAACTCGTGGTACTTCCTCGCGCTGTACGCCAACGCGGCCGGCGTGCAGGGCACCTGGCGGGTGGACAGCGAGCACGTGCTCGACCGGTACGTGCTGGCCAAGACCCACGACCTGGTGGTCGCGGTGTCGAGCGCGTTGGACGACTACGACCTGGCCGGCGCGTGCTTCGCCGTCCGCGACTTCCTCGAGGTCCTGACCAACTGGTACGTCCGCCGCTCGCGGGACCGGTTCTGGGCCGGCGAGCAGGACGCGATCGACACCCTGCACACAGTGCTGGAGTTGGTCAGCCGGGTGGCGGCGCCGCTGCTGCCGCTGACCACGGAGTCGGTGTGGCGCGGCCTGACCGGCGGCCGCTCGGTGCACCTGACGGACTTCCCGAAGCCGGCGGAGGTGCCCGCGGACGCGGCGCTGGTGTCGGCGATGGACGAGGTGCGGCAGGTCTGCTCGGCGGCGCTGTCCCTGCGCAAGGCCAACAAGCTGCGGGTGCGGCTGCCGCTGGCCGGGCTCGTGGTGGCCACGCCGGACGCCGAGGCGCTGCGGCCGTTCGTCGGCCTGATCGGCGACGAGGTCAACGTGAAGTCGGTCGAGCTGACCACGGACGTGGCGGCGCACGGCCAGTTCCAGCTCACCGTCAACGCGCGGGCCTGCGGTCCGCGGCTCGGCGCGGCCGTGCAGAAGGTGATCAAGGCCGTGAAGGCGGGCGAGTGGACCGCGGCCGAGGACGGCTCGGTGTCCGCGGCCGGCATCGACCTGCTGCCCGGCGAGTACGAGCAGCGGCTGGTCGCCACCGACCCGGCCGCGACGGCGGCGCTGCCCGGTGGCGCGGGCCTGGTCGTGCTGGACACCGTCGTCACCGACGAACTGGCGGCCGAGGGCGTGGCCCGGGACGTGGTCCGCGTGGTGCAGCAGGCCCGTCGCGACGCCGGCCTCGACGTGTCGGACCGGATCACGCTGACCGTGTCGGCGGCCGACGACGTGGTGGCGGCGGTCCGGGCGCACGAGGCGTTCCTGGCGGCGGAGACGCTGGCCGACGCGGTGGCCTACGGGTCGGTGGAGAACGGAGTGACCGGCGCGGTCGGCGACGGCGGCGAGGTGGCGGTCGAGGTGCTCAAGGCCTGAGCGAGGTGGTGGCGACCCCGGTCACCCCCATGACACCGGGGTCGCCACCGGCTGTGTGGCCCGCACGTTCCCCCCACCAGATTCCATACGCTGCCGTACGGATCACGTCCATACGCTACCGTATGGAATCGTGGCCGGGAAGCGCCGGACGAAGGATGACTGGGTCGCCGCGGCCCTCGAGATGATCGCCGAGCGGGGCGTGAGCGCCCTCGCCGTCGAGCCGCTCGCGCAGCGGCTCGGCGCCACCAAGGGCAGCGCGTACTGGCACTTCCCCAGTCGGGAGGCGCTGTTGTCGGCCGCGCTGGACCAGTGGACGGGGTCGATCTCCGACGGGCTGGGCGCGTTCGCGGCGGTCGACCGGCCGCCGGACGAGCAGCTGTGGCTGGTGTTCAGCCGGGTCGTCGTGGACCGCGTGGACAACGACCTCGAGTTCGCCATGCTCGCGGCGGCCGACGACCCGCTGGTGGCGCAGGCGATGCGCTGCCTGACCGAGGTACGGTTGTCGTTCCTCTGCGGCCGGTTCGTGGCGCTCGGCTTCGCCGAGCCCGTGGCCCGGGAGCGGGCGCTGCAGATGCACACCTTCCTCCTCGGTCACGTGCAGATCGTTCGCCGGGGCGCGGAGATCGGCGACCTCGTCGAGTACGCGCGCGGCGTCTACCGGCTGCTGACCGCCCCGTAGAATCCGCGCCGTGAGGTTCGCTGTGCGCGTAAAACCCGGCGCGCGGCGCGACGCCGTCGGCGGTGTGTGGGGCGACGGGGCGCTGGTGGTGGCCGTCGCCGCGCCCGCGGTGGAGGGCAAGGCCAACGAGGCCGTGCGCAAGGCGCTGGCCGGCGCATTCGGCATCCGCCGTCAGGACGTGGTCATCGTGTCCGGGGAGCGCAGTCGCGACAAGATCGTGGAGGTGCCGGACGGCACTGTCGATCGGCTGCGCGAACTTCTAGCATAACATCGAACTGTATTGTCCATTTTGGACATCCAAAGTGGTCGATTAGTACTTTTCCGTGATCGTCACGCACAATGTTCAGGCGAACAGGTGACATCCGGGAGGTGGGATGCCCAATCTTTCGACAGCGCTCGGTATCGGCGCGGCGGTGCTCCTGCTCTCCGTGTTCGCCGTCCGCGTGTCGGTCCGCCTCGGCCTGCCGTCGCTGCTGCTGTACCTGGGCATCGGCCTGCTGATCGGCGAGGCCGGGCTGGGCATCCGGTTCGACAACGCCGTGCTCACCCAGTCGCTGGGCATCGCCGCGCTGGTGCTGATCCTGGCCGAGGGCGGTCTCACCACGCGGTGGTCGTCCGTGAAAGGCTCGCTGGGGCTGGGAATCGCACTGTCCACAGTGGCGGTCGCGATCAGCATCGCCGTCACCGGCGCGGCGCTACACGTGTTGCTCGGCCTCGACTGGCGTACCGCCCTGCTGTGGGGCGCGGTGCTGTCCTCGACCGACGCCGCGGCGGTCTTCAGCGTGCTGCGCGGTGTTGGCGTGGCCAAGCGGCTGGTCGGCGCGCTCGAGCTGGAATCCGGCCTCAACGACGCCCCGGTGTTCATCGCCGTCATCCTGCTCGTCTCACCCGATCCGGTGAGCTGGACAACGCCGCTGCTGGCCGGCTACGAGCTGGTCGTCGGCGCCGCGATCGGCGTGATCGTCGGCTGGTTGGGGGCTTTCGGCCTGAGACGGGCGGCCCTGCCCGCAACTGGCCTGTACCCGGTCGCGACCGTCGCGATGTGTGTTCTGGCCTACGCATTCGGTGACATGGTGCACGCTTCCGGCCTGCTCGCGACCTACGTGACCGGCCTGGTGCTGGGGAATTCCCGGCTGCCGCACCGGTCCGACACGCTGTCGTTCGCCGAGGGACTCGGCTGGCTGGCCCAGATCGGACTGTTCGTTCTGCTCGGCCTCTTCGCCTCACCGGCGCGGCTGGTGAGCGCCCTGATCCCGGCCTTGGTCGCCGGCGCGGTGGTGCTGCTGCTGGCCCGGCCGCTCTCGGTGTTGCTGTCCATGACGCCCTTCCGGGTGAAGTGGCGGGAACAGGTCTTCCTTTCGTGGTCCGGACTTCGCGGCGCCGTGCCCATCGTGCTGGCCCTGATTCCGTTGACCCAGGGCGTTCCCGGCGCCCAACGCCTCGTCGACGCCGTCTTCGTGCTCGTCGTCGTGCTGACCCTCGTCCAGGGCGGCACCCTGCCGCTCGTCGCCCGCTGGCTCGGGCTCGTGAAGCCCGGCGACACCCAGGAGATCGAGGTCGACTCCGCACCGCTGGACACCCTCGGCGCCGAGCTCCTGCAGGTCCGCGTGCAGCCCGGATCCAAGCTGCACGGCGTCTACCTGTCGGAACTACGGCTGCCCGTGGGGGCCACCATCAGCCTGATCGTGCGCGACGACGCCGGTTTCACCCCGACGCCGACGACCCGGCTGCAGGAGGAGGACCAGCTGCTGGTCGTCGCCACCGAGAAGGTCCGGGACGCCACCGAGCGCCGGATCCGCGCCGTCGACCGGGCCGGGCGGTTTGCCCGCTGGAAGGGCGAGTCGGGCCGCGAGTGACCCCGGTCAGGTGAGGGTGCCGGCGAAGAGGGCCCGGTGCACGGCCAGGTAGGCGGGGCAGGGGAAGGCGGGGCGGGGCTGCCACCAGTGGTCGGGGCGGCAGGCGCCGCAGCGGCCTCCTGCGTCGGGGGAGTGCTCGCTGAGCAGCGTGGCGACGGCGTCCACGACCCGCGGCAGCTGGGCCCGGGTGACGCCGCTGACCAGCCGGTCGTCCGGGTCCTGCGCGAGGTCGGCCAGCATCGCCAGATGCCGGTTGAGCTCGTCGTCGAGCTCGCGGAACATGACTACCTCCGAGCGGTCGGCCACACGTGGTGCGCCCGCCGAGTCTGCGCCGGTCGCGCCGGGAAAAGACCGGCGTTTCACCCCTCCGGGAACGAAATCACTCGTTAGTGACGCCTCTCACGATGTGGAAGGGGCCTCGACCGAACCGCACACCGTCGGTTACGGTGGTCGCCGAAAGGTCATGAGTGCCAGCGTCAAGCCCCGGCTAGCTGGCCGGCAACCCTCCTCCGCGGTGGGGTGCCCCGGGTGAGGACCAGGCCCGTCGCACACGGCGACCGGGCAAGCGCGGACCCTCTCCAAGGCGGGTCCCTGACCCGAGGAGCACCCCGGTGACCATCGCGATCCCGCCGGCCCGCAACACCGACAGCGCCATCACCCCCACCGACATCCCCACCGTGCCGGCGGTGGTCGGCGCCCGTCTGTCGGTGCCGCTGGTCACCGGCGACCGCGTCACGTACGCCAACCTCGACCACGCGGCCAGCGCCCCCTGTCTGGAGCAGGTGCGCGACGCGGTCGACGAGCTGCTGCCCTGGTACGCGAGTGTCCACCGGGGAGCGGGTTTCGCCTCCCAGGTGTCCACAAAGGTCTACGAGCAGGCCCGCGACACGTTGCGGCGCTTCGTGGGCGCGCGGTCCTCGGACACCGTCGTGTTCACCCGCAACACCACGGACTCGCTCAACCTGCTCGCGAAGTCGTTGCCGCGCCGCACTTCCGTGGTGCTGTTCGACACCGAGCACCACGCGGCGCTGCTGCCCTGGCGCGGCCCGAACGTCCGTCGCGTTCAGACTCCGGAGTCGCCGGCCGCGGCCGTGCCGGCGCTGGAGGCGGCCCTGAAGCTGTGCCCGGAGGGCCCGCGGCTGGTGGTCGTGACGGGCGCGTCCAATGTCACCGGTGAGCTGTGGCCGGTCGCCGACCTCGCCGCCGTCGCCCGTCGCTACGGCGCCCGCATCGCCCTGGACGCCGCGCAGCTCGCGCCGCACCGTCCCGTGGACATCAAGGCCCTCGACGTCGACTACGTCGCGCTGTCGGGCCACAAGCTGTACGCCCCCTACGGCGCCGGCGCGCTGATCGGCCGGGCCGACTGGCTGCAGGCCGCCGAGCCGTACCTGGTCGGCGGCGGCGCCACCAAGAACGTCGTCGACTGGGGCGACCACCTGGGCGTCGCGTGGTCGGCGGTGCCGGAGCGGCACGAGGCCGGCTCGCCGAACGTGGTCGGTGTGCACGCGCTCGCCGCCGCCTGCGACACCATCACCCGTCACGGCTGGGACCGCATCGTCGCCCACGAGCAGGCGCTGCTGACCCGCCTCCGTGAGGGCCTGCGCACCATCCCCGGCCTGCACGAGCTGAGCATCTTCCACGGCGACCACGACCGCGTCGGCGTCGTCAGCTTCACCATCCACGGCCACGAGGCCGGCCTCATCGCCGCGGCGCTGTCCGCCGAGTACGGCATCGGCGTCCGCGACGGCGCGTTCTGCGCGCACGTGGCGACCCGGCGGCTGCTGGACCGCGTCGACGCCACCGAGCAGCGCGCGCTGCGGGCCAGCCTCGGCCTCGGCAGCACCGTCGAGCACGTGGACCGCCTCGTCGCCGCGCTGCGCACGCTGGTCACCGAGGGACCGAAGTGGACGTACGCGCAGCAGGACGGCCGGTGGGTGCCCGCCGACGACACCCGGCCG includes these proteins:
- a CDS encoding aminotransferase class V-fold PLP-dependent enzyme, whose amino-acid sequence is MTIAIPPARNTDSAITPTDIPTVPAVVGARLSVPLVTGDRVTYANLDHAASAPCLEQVRDAVDELLPWYASVHRGAGFASQVSTKVYEQARDTLRRFVGARSSDTVVFTRNTTDSLNLLAKSLPRRTSVVLFDTEHHAALLPWRGPNVRRVQTPESPAAAVPALEAALKLCPEGPRLVVVTGASNVTGELWPVADLAAVARRYGARIALDAAQLAPHRPVDIKALDVDYVALSGHKLYAPYGAGALIGRADWLQAAEPYLVGGGATKNVVDWGDHLGVAWSAVPERHEAGSPNVVGVHALAAACDTITRHGWDRIVAHEQALLTRLREGLRTIPGLHELSIFHGDHDRVGVVSFTIHGHEAGLIAAALSAEYGIGVRDGAFCAHVATRRLLDRVDATEQRALRASLGLGSTVEHVDRLVAALRTLVTEGPKWTYAQQDGRWVPADDTRPLPPFVAS
- a CDS encoding potassium/proton antiporter, with translation MPNLSTALGIGAAVLLLSVFAVRVSVRLGLPSLLLYLGIGLLIGEAGLGIRFDNAVLTQSLGIAALVLILAEGGLTTRWSSVKGSLGLGIALSTVAVAISIAVTGAALHVLLGLDWRTALLWGAVLSSTDAAAVFSVLRGVGVAKRLVGALELESGLNDAPVFIAVILLVSPDPVSWTTPLLAGYELVVGAAIGVIVGWLGAFGLRRAALPATGLYPVATVAMCVLAYAFGDMVHASGLLATYVTGLVLGNSRLPHRSDTLSFAEGLGWLAQIGLFVLLGLFASPARLVSALIPALVAGAVVLLLARPLSVLLSMTPFRVKWREQVFLSWSGLRGAVPIVLALIPLTQGVPGAQRLVDAVFVLVVVLTLVQGGTLPLVARWLGLVKPGDTQEIEVDSAPLDTLGAELLQVRVQPGSKLHGVYLSELRLPVGATISLIVRDDAGFTPTPTTRLQEEDQLLVVATEKVRDATERRIRAVDRAGRFARWKGESGRE
- a CDS encoding TetR/AcrR family transcriptional regulator, which codes for MAGKRRTKDDWVAAALEMIAERGVSALAVEPLAQRLGATKGSAYWHFPSREALLSAALDQWTGSISDGLGAFAAVDRPPDEQLWLVFSRVVVDRVDNDLEFAMLAAADDPLVAQAMRCLTEVRLSFLCGRFVALGFAEPVARERALQMHTFLLGHVQIVRRGAEIGDLVEYARGVYRLLTAP
- a CDS encoding DUF167 domain-containing protein, whose product is MRFAVRVKPGARRDAVGGVWGDGALVVAVAAPAVEGKANEAVRKALAGAFGIRRQDVVIVSGERSRDKIVEVPDGTVDRLRELLA
- the ileS gene encoding isoleucine--tRNA ligase; this translates as MAYPLESFTDGGVPAQPSFPQLEKAVLDYWGADGTFQASVAGRPTGENGANEFVFYDGPPFANGLPHYGHLLTGYAKDVVPRYRTMRGEHVERRFGWDCHGLPAEVRAEKELGISSKAEIEALGVDKFNDACRTSVLRYTSEWRDYVTRQARWVDFDNDYKTLDLDYMESVMWAFKTLWDKGLVYEGFRVLWYCWRCETPLSNSETRMDDTYRDRQDPAVTVGMRLETGELALIWTTTPWTLPSNLAIAVHPDVDYVTVEANGEKYVLAEARVRAYARELGEEPTVLARFKGADLLGRRYTPVFDFFAGRPNAHQVLSADYVTTEDGTGLVHIAPAFGEEDKVVTDAAGIEPVVPVDARGRFTAEVPPYAELQVFEANKPIIRDLRDRGVLLRHETYDHSYPHCWRCDTPLIQRAVSSWFVAVSTFRDRMVELNQEINWVPDHVRDGQMGKWLANARDWNISRNRFWGSPIPVWMSDDPAYPRVDVYGSLDELERDFGVRPTDLHRPTIDELTRPNPDDPTGRSTMRRVPEVLDCWFESGSMPFAQVHYPFENTDWFEHHYPGDFIVEYSAQTRGWFYNMHVLATALFDRPAFRNCIAHGIVLGDDGQKMSKSLNNYPDVNEVFERDGSDAMRWFLMSSPILRGGNLIVTERGIRDSVRQAVLPLWNSWYFLALYANAAGVQGTWRVDSEHVLDRYVLAKTHDLVVAVSSALDDYDLAGACFAVRDFLEVLTNWYVRRSRDRFWAGEQDAIDTLHTVLELVSRVAAPLLPLTTESVWRGLTGGRSVHLTDFPKPAEVPADAALVSAMDEVRQVCSAALSLRKANKLRVRLPLAGLVVATPDAEALRPFVGLIGDEVNVKSVELTTDVAAHGQFQLTVNARACGPRLGAAVQKVIKAVKAGEWTAAEDGSVSAAGIDLLPGEYEQRLVATDPAATAALPGGAGLVVLDTVVTDELAAEGVARDVVRVVQQARRDAGLDVSDRITLTVSAADDVVAAVRAHEAFLAAETLADAVAYGSVENGVTGAVGDGGEVAVEVLKA